A genomic window from Dermacentor silvarum isolate Dsil-2018 chromosome 9, BIME_Dsil_1.4, whole genome shotgun sequence includes:
- the LOC119464962 gene encoding 60S ribosomal protein L10a-2: MASGGAGHNMSTKVNRELLNESINKVIEESARRNRKFVETVEMQIALKNMNPHKVKPASGTFRLKHSMKPNFQVCVIGDKEHCEEARANGVDFVDLETVQRMKRQPSFARKIIKKYDGFLGSTTILNEVTNVVGPMLKKRGKLPLPLRHGDCLPEKVHEVKTTMRIQMKRVLWLALSVGNVKMAPEMLAENINEAIKSLLTLLKKDWQNVKSLHIKSTMGSPQRIY; the protein is encoded by the exons CACCAAGGTTAACCGGGAGCTGCTCAATGAGTCCATCAATAAGGTCATCGAGGAGTCGGCCCGCCGCAACCGCAAGTTCGTCGAGACGGTGGAGATGCAAATCGCTCTCAAGAACATGAATCCCCACAAGGTCAAGCCCGCCTCCGGAACATTCAG GCTGAAACACTCCATGAAGCCCAACTTCCAGGTGTGCGTCATTGGAGACAAGGAACACTGCGAGGAAGCCCGAGCCAATGGCGTTGACTTCGTCGACCTGGAGACCGTCCAGAGGATGAAGAGGCAGCCCAGCTTCGCGAGGAAAATTA TCAAGAAGTACGACGGCTTCCTCGGGTCGACCACCATCTTGAACGAAGTCACCAATGTCGTGGGTCCCATGCTGAAGAAAAGGGGCAAGCTGCCTTTGCCTCTGCGGCACGGCGATTGCTTGCCCGAGAAAGTCCACGAGGTGAAGACGACCATGAGGATCCAAATGAAGAGG GTGTTGTGGCTCGCGTTATCCGTCGGCAACGTCAAAATGGCGCCCGAAATGCTTGCCGAGAACATCAACGAAGCCATCAAGTCGCTGCTGACGCTGCTGAAGAAGGACTGGCAGAACGTCAAGTCCCTACACATCAAGTCCACCATGGGATCGCCTCAGAGAATCTACTAA